In one Methylosinus sp. H3A genomic region, the following are encoded:
- a CDS encoding pyridoxamine 5'-phosphate oxidase family protein: protein MTGPAGRPVSLVLVRRINAPAGQIFTAWTDPKWLVRWLIPGAGALRDAVIDPSPGGAYRLEGLDPDGTRYCLCGRYIEVAAERRIALSWEYEGAAAGLCGPPTRVDVDLRPLGADACELTLTHGELQGEEAAATHRILWTICLDRLVWSLVPPPDEPAFRPSLGAIAELYGESHRLLQDAFDSRPLANALRKMMVTSTLTNEHKAFIAGRDMVFLTTVDHRGFPTCSYKGGAPGFVRALDDQTLVLPSYNGNGMYLSAGNVAANAKVGLLFIDFEQPHRLRIHGAARLVRDEAELAAFPGAELLLVVKVYEAFVNCSRYVHRYQRAETSPFVPGEPRGDEMAPWKNLDVIRDALPGRDRVRREEAGSRSMTREEYLARLKRGES, encoded by the coding sequence ATGACCGGCCCCGCGGGTCGTCCGGTCTCGCTCGTCCTGGTCCGCCGCATCAATGCGCCGGCAGGACAGATATTCACCGCCTGGACGGACCCGAAATGGCTGGTCCGCTGGCTGATTCCGGGAGCCGGAGCGCTGCGGGACGCGGTCATCGACCCGAGTCCGGGCGGCGCCTACCGGCTGGAGGGCCTCGATCCGGATGGAACGCGCTATTGCCTCTGCGGCCGTTACATCGAAGTCGCGGCGGAACGGCGGATCGCCTTGAGCTGGGAATATGAGGGCGCCGCAGCCGGCCTATGCGGGCCGCCGACGCGGGTCGACGTCGATCTGCGCCCACTGGGCGCCGACGCTTGCGAGCTGACGCTCACCCACGGCGAGCTCCAGGGGGAGGAAGCGGCTGCGACGCACCGCATATTGTGGACGATCTGCCTCGACCGGCTCGTCTGGTCGCTCGTTCCGCCGCCGGACGAGCCCGCCTTTCGCCCGTCGCTCGGGGCGATCGCCGAGCTCTATGGCGAGTCGCACCGCTTGCTGCAGGACGCCTTCGACAGCCGGCCGCTGGCCAACGCCCTGCGCAAGATGATGGTGACGAGCACGCTGACGAACGAGCACAAGGCCTTCATCGCCGGGCGGGACATGGTGTTCCTCACCACCGTCGACCATCGCGGCTTTCCCACCTGTTCCTACAAGGGCGGGGCGCCGGGCTTCGTGCGGGCGCTCGACGACCAGACCCTCGTCTTGCCGAGCTATAACGGCAACGGCATGTATCTCTCCGCGGGCAATGTCGCCGCCAATGCGAAGGTCGGACTGCTGTTCATCGATTTCGAGCAGCCGCACCGGCTGCGCATCCACGGCGCCGCGCGCCTCGTGCGCGACGAGGCGGAGCTTGCAGCCTTTCCCGGCGCGGAGCTTCTGCTGGTAGTGAAGGTCTATGAGGCCTTCGTGAACTGCTCGCGCTATGTGCATCGCTATCAGCGCGCGGAAACATCCCCCTTCGTGCCGGGCGAGCCACGCGGGGACGAGATGGCGCCCTGGAAGAATCTGGACGTCATCCGTGACGCCCTCCCCGGCCGGGATCGGGTTCGGCGCGAAGAGGCCGGATCAAGGTCCATGACGCGCGAGGAGTATCTCGCGCGCCTGAAGCGCGGGGAGAGCTGA
- a CDS encoding recombinase family protein yields the protein MTIFGYARVSTDGQSVDAQVRQLRAAGAEKIFKETASGAKTDRAQLRRAIASLGNGDVLLVTRLDRLARSTRDLLNTLDTVAMAGAGFRSLADAWADTTTPHGRLMLTVLGGLAEFERELIRARTGEGRSRAKARGVHMGRPPALTRHQREEALAALAEGSATQADLARRFNVSRSTISRL from the coding sequence ATGACGATTTTCGGATATGCCCGCGTCTCGACGGACGGCCAGAGCGTTGACGCTCAGGTGCGGCAGCTCCGCGCCGCTGGTGCGGAAAAGATTTTCAAGGAGACGGCCAGCGGCGCGAAGACCGACCGTGCCCAGTTGCGCCGCGCCATCGCCTCGCTCGGCAACGGCGACGTGTTGCTTGTGACACGTCTCGACCGGCTGGCGCGATCGACGCGCGACCTACTCAACACGCTCGACACCGTGGCGATGGCCGGAGCCGGATTCCGCTCGCTCGCCGACGCATGGGCCGACACCACGACCCCGCACGGCAGATTGATGTTGACCGTTCTCGGAGGGCTTGCTGAATTCGAGCGCGAGTTGATCCGCGCGCGCACCGGCGAGGGCCGCAGCCGCGCGAAGGCGCGAGGCGTTCACATGGGCCGCCCCCCTGCCCTTACCCGCCATCAGCGCGAGGAAGCGCTTGCGGCGCTCGCGGAAGGCAGCGCGACGCAAGCCGATCTCGCGCGGCGGTTCAATGTCTCGCGCAGCACGATTTCGAGGCTTTAG
- a CDS encoding acyltransferase family protein, with the protein MFDKALGVTSGVAEGKEKFHALDALRGVAAVSIVTMHFKDFFQPYFAAHGYLAVDLFFVISGAVIESAYAGPFVRGLSAFKFVKIRLIRFYPLYIVAILLAASGAVASYFGNNKSGFHDLQSVATSAVLSLAFIPSPNAATSGSLFPLNAAIWSLLFELVVNFGYALLWERLQRMEILFAVILASGAILALASLYFGSVDYGPHGSTADFIVGFARATFGFFCGVAIFRLNRDTHAASTDLPSSANQFGFLAVTGFVALILFLESPVSLIGAIDAIMVLFAFPAIVWASMRVDLRGPWRKLSLVLGEASYAVYVLHLPVLGLAAAISVRFGNIIVAKAPYSGCVVIVVLIAACWLLDKIYDAPVRRWLRDSGANSASGA; encoded by the coding sequence ATGTTCGACAAAGCATTAGGCGTAACCTCGGGAGTCGCCGAGGGAAAAGAGAAGTTTCACGCTCTCGACGCGTTGCGCGGCGTCGCCGCTGTTTCGATCGTCACGATGCATTTCAAGGATTTTTTCCAGCCCTATTTCGCGGCGCACGGCTATCTGGCCGTTGATTTGTTCTTCGTCATAAGCGGCGCCGTCATAGAAAGCGCATACGCTGGGCCTTTCGTCAGAGGATTGAGTGCATTCAAATTCGTAAAAATTCGGCTGATCCGATTCTATCCGCTCTATATCGTCGCAATTCTGCTTGCGGCGTCGGGCGCAGTCGCCAGCTATTTCGGAAACAACAAGAGCGGATTTCACGATTTGCAGAGCGTAGCGACGTCCGCCGTCTTGTCGCTAGCTTTCATTCCTTCTCCGAACGCCGCGACCAGTGGCTCGTTGTTTCCGCTCAATGCCGCCATCTGGTCGCTGCTTTTCGAGCTTGTCGTGAATTTCGGCTATGCGCTGCTTTGGGAACGCCTCCAAAGAATGGAAATACTGTTCGCCGTGATTCTGGCGTCCGGCGCGATCTTGGCGCTCGCTTCCCTCTATTTCGGGAGCGTCGATTATGGGCCTCACGGATCGACTGCCGATTTCATTGTGGGCTTCGCGCGCGCGACATTCGGATTTTTCTGCGGAGTCGCTATCTTCAGGTTGAACAGAGACACGCACGCCGCTTCGACCGACTTGCCGTCCTCAGCCAATCAGTTCGGCTTTCTCGCCGTAACTGGCTTTGTCGCGCTCATTCTCTTTCTGGAGTCGCCCGTCTCGTTGATCGGCGCAATTGACGCGATCATGGTCCTGTTCGCCTTTCCGGCGATCGTATGGGCGTCTATGCGCGTGGATCTGCGGGGACCGTGGAGAAAGCTTTCGTTGGTTCTGGGAGAAGCCTCCTACGCGGTCTATGTCCTGCATCTGCCGGTGCTGGGGCTCGCGGCGGCGATCAGCGTTCGATTTGGAAATATCATCGTCGCCAAGGCTCCCTATTCGGGTTGCGTCGTCATCGTCGTTCTGATCGCGGCTTGTTGGCTGCTCGACAAAATCTATGACGCGCCTGTCCGAAGATGGTTGCGCGACTCTGGTGCAAACAGCGCGAGCGGGGCATAA
- a CDS encoding lipopolysaccharide biosynthesis protein: MLFRHTSHYLTASAVSGIFGFLSAVAFTRLLDPAEYGVYVVGVSVGGFVSAVLFTWVRYSAMRFQSEGDGVDVRATSLAAYGLSAAVAPVAVAGVAYFSGLSPARAACALVFSLGLSLFELGQELLKSRLQTRAYVLSSILRSVAAFGLCLVVAGLGGGGVGQLAMAAAAYFVAIAYSTPAIWTRPIAPIDLSKLKTFLRLGAPITISGFVFTFHSSLDRLFVAWSLGDSAAGLYGASADLIRQIILIPSSAVAAAAIPLAVRALSEGDEGAARLHLEESGELLLAILLPVSIGAALTSPHLASFLLGPAFRETAATIMPILAFAWLFSSISNSYVHISFHLAKRPELTIAHGAATLAVNICALWPLTVVFGLPGAAISLVLAEGVGLFVAFAMTRYAHPMPLLVGPLLRVISASAIMTLAVLAVETLLPGRSGVSFTVLAASGAIAYGIAALWLDIAGARSLALGALSGQRLNLLRAR; this comes from the coding sequence ATGCTGTTTCGCCATACCTCGCACTATCTGACTGCGAGCGCCGTCTCGGGGATCTTCGGCTTTCTGAGCGCCGTCGCCTTCACGCGCCTGCTCGATCCCGCCGAATATGGCGTCTATGTGGTCGGCGTCAGCGTCGGCGGCTTCGTTTCCGCAGTGCTGTTCACTTGGGTGCGCTATTCGGCCATGCGCTTTCAGTCCGAGGGGGATGGCGTCGACGTCCGCGCGACCTCGTTGGCCGCGTATGGTCTCTCGGCGGCCGTGGCGCCCGTGGCGGTCGCCGGCGTTGCCTATTTTTCCGGGCTGTCCCCGGCGCGCGCGGCCTGCGCGCTGGTGTTTTCGCTGGGCCTCAGCCTGTTCGAGCTCGGCCAGGAATTATTGAAGTCGCGGCTGCAGACGAGAGCCTATGTCCTCTCCTCGATATTGCGTTCGGTCGCAGCCTTCGGGCTCTGCCTCGTCGTGGCCGGGCTCGGCGGCGGCGGCGTTGGCCAGCTGGCGATGGCCGCCGCGGCCTATTTCGTGGCGATCGCCTACTCGACGCCAGCGATCTGGACGCGGCCGATCGCGCCGATCGATCTCTCGAAGCTGAAGACCTTCCTTCGTCTGGGAGCTCCGATCACGATTTCCGGCTTCGTCTTCACCTTCCACAGCTCGCTCGACCGGCTGTTCGTTGCATGGTCGCTAGGCGATAGCGCCGCGGGACTCTATGGCGCCTCGGCGGATCTCATCCGCCAGATCATCCTCATCCCCTCCAGCGCCGTCGCGGCGGCGGCCATCCCTCTCGCGGTGCGCGCGCTCTCCGAGGGAGACGAGGGCGCCGCGCGTCTTCACCTCGAGGAATCCGGGGAACTTCTGCTCGCTATCTTGCTGCCCGTGTCGATAGGCGCGGCGTTGACAAGCCCTCATCTCGCTTCGTTTCTACTCGGGCCGGCCTTTCGCGAGACTGCCGCGACGATCATGCCGATCCTGGCCTTCGCCTGGCTGTTCTCGTCGATCTCGAATTCGTACGTCCACATCAGCTTTCACCTCGCCAAGCGTCCGGAGCTGACGATCGCTCACGGGGCGGCGACGCTCGCGGTCAACATCTGCGCCCTTTGGCCGCTGACCGTGGTCTTCGGACTGCCCGGCGCGGCGATTTCTCTCGTGCTGGCGGAGGGCGTCGGATTATTCGTCGCCTTTGCGATGACGCGCTATGCGCATCCGATGCCGTTGCTCGTCGGCCCGCTGCTGCGGGTCATCTCCGCCAGTGCAATCATGACGCTAGCGGTGCTCGCGGTCGAGACATTGCTACCCGGTCGAAGCGGCGTGTCTTTCACTGTGCTGGCAGCGAGCGGGGCCATCGCCTATGGCATTGCCGCTCTGTGGCTCGACATAGCCGGAGCTAGGTCGCTCGCCCTGGGCGCGCTGAGCGGACAGCGCCTCAATCTGCTGCGGGCGAGATAG
- a CDS encoding glycosyltransferase family 2 protein — protein MTVRSALQINMHPLDARHVAHTLGHELEVWGRQVERVTLTIDTKRSLTGRYRGASYDENRKQLFDHIETFAARFSNLEIVEVDYSPEAREAVRRRYFDSSADVPEKAYDGGPLHAYFYGLLRADADYILHMDSDMLFGGGSQAWLDEAIGWFEQTPDALFASPLPGPPTVDGALADLHRYFPGSDALPRPTRLAADYLAYGFHSVSTRIFVLDQRRFDARVGALEIVRPNAKRRLRARIYRQSPLSLPVEELFTAAMRRHGLRRIDFLGSGKGMYSLHPPYRSETFYRELPNLIARIVAGDIPDAQRGDYDVNSSMIDWSDALREKTRARRLYRAIRDLVRP, from the coding sequence ATGACTGTTCGATCAGCTCTGCAAATCAATATGCATCCGCTCGATGCTCGCCATGTGGCGCACACGCTCGGACACGAGCTCGAGGTCTGGGGCCGTCAGGTCGAGCGCGTCACACTGACCATCGACACGAAGCGCAGTCTCACAGGCCGTTACCGTGGCGCGAGCTATGACGAGAATCGCAAGCAGCTTTTCGATCATATCGAGACATTCGCGGCGCGTTTTTCCAATCTCGAAATCGTGGAGGTCGACTATTCTCCCGAGGCGCGCGAGGCCGTACGGCGGCGCTATTTTGATTCCAGCGCGGACGTCCCGGAAAAAGCTTATGATGGCGGGCCGCTACACGCCTATTTCTACGGCCTGCTCCGCGCGGACGCCGATTATATCCTGCATATGGACAGCGACATGCTGTTTGGTGGGGGAAGCCAGGCCTGGCTCGACGAAGCCATCGGCTGGTTCGAGCAGACGCCCGATGCGCTATTCGCCAGTCCATTGCCCGGACCGCCGACGGTCGACGGCGCGCTCGCCGATCTGCATCGCTATTTTCCCGGAAGCGACGCGCTGCCGAGACCGACGCGCCTTGCCGCCGATTACCTCGCCTATGGTTTCCATAGCGTGAGCACGCGCATTTTCGTTCTCGACCAGCGACGCTTCGATGCGCGCGTCGGCGCGCTCGAGATCGTGCGGCCGAACGCGAAGCGTCGGCTTCGAGCGCGGATCTACCGCCAATCGCCACTGTCCCTGCCGGTTGAGGAGCTCTTTACCGCGGCCATGAGGCGCCACGGACTGCGCCGCATCGACTTTCTCGGATCGGGAAAGGGCATGTATTCACTGCATCCGCCCTATCGTTCAGAAACCTTCTATCGAGAGCTGCCGAACCTCATCGCCCGCATCGTCGCTGGCGATATTCCGGATGCTCAGAGGGGGGATTACGACGTCAATTCGAGCATGATCGATTGGAGCGACGCTCTCCGGGAGAAAACGAGAGCGCGGCGTCTCTATCGCGCGATCCGCGATCTGGTTCGCCCCTGA
- a CDS encoding endo-1,4-beta-xylanase, with the protein MKWNRRDVLTSSLGAAALAMTPAAASAATSSSWKAQRRVPYGAALGLADLKSDPRLGVALAEQCSLIVPVDELKWSRLRPNASTFAFDGADSLLSFAQRNGLSMRGHTLVWYASMPEWTKTIDTPAKAERALVEHIETVVSRYRGRIRSWDVVNEAIPDVARRPTDRRPSLWLDLLGDRHFALAFRTAAAADPQAQLVLNEYDVEFGDEHFPAKRAAFRNLVFRLLDAGAPLHAVGLQCHLRGAKAIDRDGLGRFVGELHAAGVKVLITELDVVDKELPPSPLERDQIIARQVGDLLSTVTTAGPLDALLTWGISDRYSWIPYMFPRRDGLPNRPLPLDRDFGRKPFMQMIDRFTGRTA; encoded by the coding sequence ATGAAGTGGAACAGGCGCGACGTCCTGACCTCCAGCCTCGGCGCCGCCGCATTGGCGATGACGCCCGCAGCCGCGAGTGCGGCGACATCCTCGTCATGGAAAGCGCAGCGGCGGGTGCCATATGGTGCGGCGCTCGGACTGGCCGATCTCAAGTCCGATCCGCGCTTAGGGGTGGCTCTCGCAGAGCAATGCAGCTTGATCGTGCCCGTCGACGAGTTGAAATGGAGCAGGTTGCGGCCAAACGCTTCGACCTTTGCTTTTGATGGAGCCGATTCGCTGCTGTCGTTCGCGCAGCGAAACGGGCTTTCCATGCGCGGCCACACGCTTGTCTGGTATGCTTCGATGCCGGAGTGGACGAAGACGATCGATACGCCGGCGAAAGCGGAGCGCGCGCTCGTCGAGCATATCGAAACGGTCGTTTCCCGTTACCGTGGGCGCATTCGTTCGTGGGACGTGGTGAACGAAGCGATTCCGGACGTCGCGCGCCGTCCGACGGATCGTCGCCCGTCACTCTGGCTCGATCTGCTCGGCGATCGTCACTTTGCGCTTGCGTTTCGGACTGCGGCGGCTGCCGATCCGCAGGCGCAGCTGGTGCTCAACGAATATGACGTTGAATTCGGCGACGAGCATTTTCCGGCGAAGCGGGCGGCGTTCCGGAATCTCGTCTTCCGTCTCTTGGACGCCGGCGCGCCGCTCCATGCAGTGGGCCTGCAATGCCACCTGCGCGGTGCGAAGGCGATCGATCGCGATGGTCTTGGGCGCTTCGTCGGCGAGCTCCATGCAGCGGGAGTAAAGGTGCTGATCACGGAGCTCGATGTGGTCGACAAGGAGCTGCCGCCGTCACCGCTCGAACGTGACCAGATCATCGCCCGCCAAGTCGGCGATCTTCTTTCCACGGTAACCACGGCCGGCCCGCTCGACGCCCTGCTCACCTGGGGCATTTCGGATCGCTATAGCTGGATTCCATATATGTTCCCGCGCCGCGACGGTCTGCCGAACCGGCCGCTCCCGCTCGATCGCGACTTCGGCCGCAAGCCGTTCATGCAGATGATCGACCGCTTCACCGGCAGAACGGCGTAG
- a CDS encoding glycosyltransferase gives MSVSVVIPVKNGARFIAEAVESACVQAEVGLIVVVDDGSSDCTVDIVRAMSDPRIVLIENTRQGVSAARNSGLDEVVSRGCSHAAASWVVFLDADDRLRSGAVSELLAGVDDDCVAVYGDYDRIDENGAFIGRRRFIRGKRKPSGDVLGRILAGNFLVNGGVMLIRIDIFHSIGGFDETLRHCEDWHAFCRLAATGRIVWRPNAHVLDYRVHRCGTMMDSSIDYRRYETALERVFADPLICGRFNSHRLERLRRRSEAHLRTYLACQTFRSGAYLRAVRQATQAIMALPSHAPNVVLRLVGAAAGI, from the coding sequence ATGAGCGTCAGCGTAGTCATTCCAGTCAAGAACGGCGCGCGCTTCATCGCAGAAGCGGTCGAGAGCGCCTGTGTCCAAGCCGAGGTCGGGCTGATCGTCGTGGTCGATGACGGCTCCTCCGACTGTACGGTCGATATCGTCCGCGCCATGAGCGATCCGCGCATCGTTTTGATCGAGAATACTCGGCAAGGTGTTTCCGCCGCACGTAACTCGGGTCTCGACGAAGTGGTGTCGAGAGGCTGCTCGCACGCCGCCGCATCCTGGGTCGTTTTCCTCGATGCCGACGATCGCTTGCGCTCGGGCGCGGTGTCCGAATTGCTTGCCGGCGTCGATGACGATTGCGTCGCGGTCTACGGCGACTACGATCGGATCGACGAGAACGGAGCGTTCATCGGGCGCCGACGATTCATCCGCGGCAAGCGCAAACCCAGCGGAGACGTCCTCGGACGGATTCTCGCTGGAAACTTTCTGGTCAACGGCGGCGTGATGCTGATCCGCATCGACATCTTTCACAGTATCGGTGGCTTCGACGAGACGCTCCGCCACTGCGAAGATTGGCACGCCTTCTGCCGATTGGCGGCAACCGGTCGGATCGTCTGGCGGCCGAACGCCCATGTGCTCGATTATCGCGTTCACCGTTGCGGCACGATGATGGACTCATCTATTGACTATCGCCGATATGAGACGGCATTGGAGCGGGTTTTCGCAGACCCGCTGATCTGCGGACGCTTCAACTCCCATCGACTGGAGCGTCTGCGCCGCAGATCAGAAGCGCATCTGCGCACCTATCTCGCTTGCCAGACATTCCGCTCCGGAGCCTATCTGCGAGCAGTTCGCCAAGCAACACAAGCGATTATGGCGCTTCCGTCGCACGCGCCGAACGTCGTGCTTCGACTGGTCGGAGCCGCAGCAGGAATTTAG